The following proteins come from a genomic window of Gemmatimonadaceae bacterium:
- a CDS encoding amidase, which produces MSTPDELLEEMEEGLLAADHGFDLAAGEWTGGRDIDRRHFMFVSLVTAAASTLGAASALRAQETSAGSGRDRRPQSSQQQQQPQQPPLPLGNGEAPALQFQPYPAGTGALMERLASERGRAAFDRATFDVPKWSGPVPTSPDDLAFLPAHRLAALLRARKVTSLQLTELYLARLERLNPTLNCVVTLMAAQARAEAQRADAEIAAGKWRGPLHGLPYGVKDLFSTRGVPTTWGAADFKDRIIDEDAEIVVRLREAGAILVAKLSTGLFAQNDWWFGGRTNNPWNLSQGSSGSSAGPSSAVAAGCVAFAIGTETQGSIVSPAVRCGLTALRPTFGRVSRHGGMVLAWSQDRVGPMCRTAEDCAMVFNVLHGVDEKDPSTVTTPFHFERGVKLSALRIGVDPNAPKELVAKLRELGMNPREIGARPTVAGMQGGGLGVEYAAAFDAYVQRKAKETGLDLDNLPPLPPPAAPSAPGAAAAPAPNAAPSNPMAPADWNPRFVNGRRTRGFDFLQVQRRRYAMIVKWGEFMRDLDMFIAAPMADVGANAQTGHPCVVFPYKFDVPPAQQFAQRAPADTTPAPKLNAQPICATIVGALYADDRILSVAHQFQQATDFHARRPVL; this is translated from the coding sequence ATGTCGACACCCGACGAACTGCTTGAGGAGATGGAAGAGGGACTGCTCGCCGCGGACCATGGTTTCGACCTGGCTGCGGGCGAGTGGACCGGCGGACGCGACATCGACCGGCGGCACTTCATGTTCGTCTCGCTGGTGACGGCGGCGGCGAGTACGCTGGGCGCGGCGAGCGCGCTCCGTGCGCAGGAGACGAGTGCCGGGAGCGGACGCGACCGCCGGCCGCAAAGTTCGCAGCAACAGCAACAGCCCCAGCAGCCGCCGCTCCCGCTGGGGAACGGTGAGGCGCCGGCGTTGCAGTTCCAGCCGTATCCGGCGGGGACCGGGGCGCTCATGGAGCGACTGGCGAGCGAGCGCGGGCGCGCCGCCTTCGACCGCGCCACGTTCGACGTGCCGAAGTGGTCGGGTCCGGTGCCGACGTCGCCGGACGACCTCGCGTTCCTTCCGGCTCATCGCCTGGCGGCGCTGCTGCGCGCCCGCAAGGTCACGTCGTTGCAACTGACGGAACTCTACCTGGCCCGGCTCGAACGGCTCAACCCAACGCTCAACTGCGTCGTCACGCTCATGGCCGCCCAGGCGCGCGCCGAGGCGCAGCGCGCCGACGCGGAGATCGCGGCGGGCAAGTGGCGCGGCCCGCTGCACGGCCTCCCCTACGGCGTGAAGGACCTGTTCTCGACCAGGGGCGTACCGACCACGTGGGGGGCGGCCGACTTCAAGGACCGCATCATCGACGAGGACGCGGAGATCGTCGTCAGGTTGCGCGAGGCGGGGGCCATCCTGGTGGCGAAGCTGTCCACCGGGCTCTTCGCGCAGAACGACTGGTGGTTCGGCGGGCGCACCAACAACCCGTGGAATCTCTCGCAGGGCTCGAGCGGGTCGTCGGCTGGCCCATCGTCGGCGGTCGCCGCGGGGTGTGTCGCCTTTGCCATCGGGACCGAGACGCAGGGGTCGATCGTCTCGCCCGCGGTGCGTTGCGGCCTCACCGCACTGCGTCCGACCTTTGGTCGCGTCTCGCGTCATGGCGGGATGGTGCTGGCCTGGTCGCAGGATCGCGTGGGGCCGATGTGCCGCACCGCCGAGGATTGCGCGATGGTCTTCAACGTCCTGCACGGCGTCGACGAGAAGGATCCGTCGACGGTGACGACGCCGTTCCACTTCGAGCGCGGGGTCAAGCTGTCGGCGTTGCGCATCGGTGTGGATCCCAATGCGCCGAAGGAACTGGTGGCGAAGCTGCGCGAGCTGGGGATGAATCCGCGCGAGATCGGCGCGCGCCCGACCGTCGCGGGGATGCAAGGGGGCGGGTTGGGGGTGGAGTACGCCGCCGCCTTCGACGCCTACGTGCAGCGCAAGGCGAAGGAGACCGGTCTCGACCTGGACAATCTTCCCCCGCTCCCGCCGCCCGCGGCTCCGAGCGCTCCGGGCGCTGCCGCGGCGCCGGCGCCTAACGCCGCACCATCCAACCCGATGGCCCCCGCCGACTGGAACCCGCGCTTCGTGAACGGGCGTCGCACGCGTGGCTTCGACTTCCTCCAGGTGCAACGCCGACGCTACGCCATGATCGTCAAGTGGGGGGAGTTCATGCGCGACCTCGACATGTTCATCGCCGCGCCCATGGCCGACGTCGGGGCCAACGCGCAGACCGGGCATCCCTGCGTGGTCTTCCCCTACAAGTTCGACGTCCCGCCGGCGCAGCAGTTCGCTCAGCGCGCGCCGGCCGACACCACGCCGGCGCCGAAGCTCAACGCGCAACCCATCTGTGCCACCATCGTCGGCGCGCTCTACGCCGACGATCGCATCCTTTCCGTCGCGCACCAGTTCCAGCAGGCGACCGACTTCCACGCCCGGCGGCCGGTGCTGTAG
- a CDS encoding VOC family protein — protein MTIQAATPYLILNGRADEAIAHYGQALGATVTSLQRFGDNNPNCPEALRDNVMHAVLQVGTALVMLSDGPGHGAVPAEGAVNVALQLDDAAQAHRAFGVLAEGGKAVQPLIAAPWGALYGAVVDRYGVSWMFNCEEKKG, from the coding sequence ATGACTATCCAGGCCGCCACGCCCTACCTCATCCTCAACGGCCGCGCCGACGAGGCCATTGCGCATTACGGCCAGGCGCTCGGCGCCACGGTGACCTCGCTGCAGCGCTTCGGCGACAACAATCCCAACTGTCCAGAGGCGCTGCGGGACAACGTGATGCATGCCGTGCTGCAGGTGGGAACCGCACTGGTGATGCTGAGCGACGGTCCTGGGCACGGCGCGGTGCCGGCCGAGGGGGCGGTGAACGTTGCTTTGCAGCTGGACGACGCCGCACAGGCGCACCGCGCCTTTGGTGTCCTTGCCGAAGGCGGCAAGGCCGTGCAGCCGCTCATCGCCGCGCCCTGGGGCGCCCTGTACGGCGCCGTGGTCGATCGCTATGGCGTGTCGTGGATGTTCAACTGCGAGGAGAAGAAGGGGTAG